One part of the Aspergillus luchuensis IFO 4308 DNA, chromosome 5, nearly complete sequence genome encodes these proteins:
- a CDS encoding uncharacterized protein (COG:U;~EggNog:ENOG410PITD;~InterPro:IPR022812,IPR027417,IPR001401,IPR000375, IPR030381,IPR020850;~PFAM:PF00350,PF01031,PF01926;~go_function: GO:0003924 - GTPase activity [Evidence IEA];~go_function: GO:0005525 - GTP binding [Evidence IEA]) — protein MVLRELHSDALDSLCSREQLHLLNAIDTLRSQGISHYVSLPQIIVCGDQSSGKSSVLEAISGVSFPVKSNLCTRFPTELVLRKDTNVGVRVSIVPHHSRSEVEQQSLGNFCEELDGFDGLPPLVDNAKAAMGISTHGKAFSNDLLRVEISGPDRPHLTIVDLPGLIHSETKHQSAADVQLVQEVVQSYMREPRSIILAVVSAKNDYANQIVLRLARDADPSGNRTLGVITKPDTLVANSESERMFISLAKNRDVEFRLGWHALKNMDTDQGSCTLSDRDKEERDFFSQGAWGEMPAPLVGVGSLRNRLSGLLLRQIAAELPSLIKEIEEKEEDCIQQLKKLGEPRATLDEQRTYLLSISQHFQILVKAAVDGTYNEAFFEDIQSSTGRQKRVRAVVQNLTEAFAERLNSRGHYRRIIENTDQIDGRGGQITVTRSEFTEYIQVLMKRTRGRELPGTFNPMIVGELFLEQCRPWTAITHQHILSIWIEVERFMSLVIGYIADEATAAALFDQVISPALRQLKEVLTTKCEELLASHQKSHPITYNHYYMENLQNGRAGRRAADLKGIIQRFFGVDDLQKPLYLSKTYCLQDLHASLLECTEPDMTRFASDEALDCMLAYYKVALKRFIDDVAVEVVEVRLVQSLASLFTPIKVFGMPPELVSRIAGESEENHAVREQLSKKLQILGNGLSTCRQFVGSRGVGTNLTKEYCDNSDEIDAELKTDMGESISEQSMIFASQSTSEIWSLESGQSAEKPSCLDPDNAEPEIACPEEQYYADPKLPCRKGKKKKRSKNVQ, from the exons ATGGTTTTGAGAGAATTGCACTCCGACGCTCTTGACAGTCTGTGTTCTCGTGAACAACTTCATCTCTTGAACGCTATCGATACGCTTCGATCCCAGGGGATTAGTCATTATGTGTCTCTACCGCAGATCATTGTGTGCGGTGACCAGTCCTCTGGAAAGAGCTCTGTGCTGGAAGCCATCTCTGGAGTTTCCTTTCCGGTCAAGAGCAATCTCTGTACCCGTTTTCCAACAGAACTTGTACTCCGGAAAGACACTAATGTCGGAGTAAGGGTGTCTATTGTACCGCATCACTCGCGCAGTGAAGTAGAACAGCAGTCGCTGGGGAACTTCTGCGAAGAGCTTGATGGGTTTGACGGACTGCCCCCGCTGGTTGATAATGCCAAAGCGGCAATGGGCATATCCACACATGGGAAAGCATTCTCAAACGATCTTCTACGAGTTGAGATATCCGGGCCGGACCGACCGCATTTGACCATCGTTGACCTGCCAGGACTTATACACTCCGAAACAAAACATCAATCTGCCGCAGATGTTCAGTTGGTCCAGGAGGTGGTCCAGTCATATATGAGGGAGCCGCGGAGTATCATCCTGGCGGTGGTCTCAGCGAAAAATGACTATGCGAATCAAATAGTTTTACGATTGGCGAGGGATGCTGATCCGTCGGGCAATCGAACCTTAGGCGTTATTACCAAGCCCGATACACTGGTCGCAAATTCTGAAAGCGAGAGAATGTTCATATCATTAGCGAAAAATCGGGACGTTGAATTTCGGCTTGGATGGCATGCGCTCAAGAATATGGATACTGACCAGGGCTCTTGTACCCTTTCGGATCGTGACAAGGAAGAACGAGACTTTTTCTCCCAGGGGGCCTGGGGAGAGATGCCAGCTCCGTTGGTAGGGGTTGGCTCGCTACGTAACCGTCTCAGCGGATTGCTCCTGCGACAAATTGCGGCTGAGCTTCCAAGTCTTATCAaggaaatagaagaaaaggaggaagattgCATACAGCAATTGAAAAAGCTTGGCGAGCCCCGAGCTACTCTGGATGAGCAAAGGACGTATCTTCTGAGCATCAGTCAACACTTTCAAATTCTGGTCAAGGCTGCTGTGGATGGAACATATAATGAGGCATTTTTTGAAGATATTCAGTCTTCTACGGGGCGGCAGAAGCGGGTTCGTGCTGTGGTCCAGAATCTGACCGAGGCCTTTGCCGAGCGTCTCAATAGCCGAGGCCACTACCGCAGAATTATCGAAAACACTGATCAAATCGATGGTCGAGGAGGACAAATCACGGTGACTCGCAGCGAATTCACTGAATATATTCAGGTCCTTATGAAACGGACACGAGGACGGGAGCTACCTGGCACGTTCAATCCTATGATTGTGGGCGAACTATTCCTGGAACAATGTCGGCCCTGGACAGCTATAACACACCAACATATTCTCTCGATTTGGATAGAAGTCGAAAGGTTTATGTCGCTTGTGATAGGCTACATAGCTGATGAAGCAACCGCCGCCGCTCTCTTCGACCAGGTCATTTCGCCTGCACTACGTCAACTCAAGGAGGTTCTAACAACGAAATGCGAGGAACTACTTGCAAGTCACCAGAAAAGTCACCCAATCACCTACAATCACTACTATATGGAGAACCTACAGAATGGCCGCGCTGGTAGGCGCGCAGCAGACTTGAAGGGAATCATTCAGCGTTTCTTTGGGGTGGACGACCTACAAAAGCCGCTATACCTCTCTAAGACATACTGTTTACAGGATCTTCATGCGTCACTTCTGGAGTGTACTGAACCAGATATGACGCGTTTTGCGTCGGATGAAGCTTTGGATTGCATGCTTGCCTATTATAAG GTGGCACTAAAGCGATTCATCGACGACGTGGCGGTTGAGGTTGTCGAGGTTAGACTGGTCCAgtctcttgcttctctcttTACGCCTATCAAAGTTTTCGGAATGCCGCCGGAGCTGGTATCTCGTATCGCTGGCGAGTCTGAAGAAAATCATGCAGTACGGGAACAATTGAGCAAGAAACTACAGATTCTCGGGAATGGTTTAAGCACTTGCCGACAATTTGTTGGAAGTCGAGGTGTTGGCACGAATTTGACAAAAGAG TATTGTGACAACTCTGACGAGATAGATGCCGAGCTAAAAACTGATATGGGTGAATCTATTAGTGAACAGTCGATGATATTCGCTTCCCAGTCAACCTCGGAGATATGGAGTCTTGAATCCGGTCAGTCTGCGGAGAAGCCCT
- a CDS encoding uncharacterized protein (COG:S;~EggNog:ENOG410Q0MK;~InterPro:IPR009311;~PFAM:PF06140;~go_component: GO:0016021 - integral component of membrane [Evidence IEA]), translating into MNLPLEPRSSSTSCSTSTMQHLRSATTAIFTSGKSFAREHTAALAFGSTGLALATAPIAGPAILGAAGFGATGPVLASLAAVWQSSIGAVQAGSLFATLQSAAMGGAAAGGFTTASNIGIAMVGSAAIGTQWTYSKGVPRMRHDVKSTDKAGY; encoded by the coding sequence ATGAACCTACCTCTTGAACCTCGAAGTTCTTCAACTTCGTGTTCTACAAGTACCATGCAACACCTAAGAAGTGCGACTACGGCAATATTCACTTCTGGGAAGTCCTTTGCTCGAGAGCATACAGCCGCACTAGCCTTTGGTAGTACGGGACTTGCCCTCGCTACGGCACCTATCGCTGGCCCCGCAATATTAGGTGCTGCCGGTTTTGGCGCTACAGGGCCTGTTCTGGCTTCACTTGCTGCAGTATGGCAATCTTCAATCGGAGCAGTTCAAGCTGGGAGTCTGTTTGCCACATTACAAAGTGCCGCGATGGGAGGTGCTGCTGCGGGAGGATTCACAACAGCATCGAATATTGGTATCGCGATGGTGGGATCCGCGGCGATCGGAACACAGTGGACTTATAGCAAAGGAGTACCACGGATGAGGCATGATGTCAAAAGTACTGATAAAGCTGGATACTGA